In Apis cerana isolate GH-2021 linkage group LG5, AcerK_1.0, whole genome shotgun sequence, a single genomic region encodes these proteins:
- the LOC107998200 gene encoding WD repeat-containing protein 3 has product MGVTKQYLRYVPAGNLNIIVSPNCNVVFVKLEDHEGRFVAVGACEHVFIWDLRLGEKVRVLSGDKVNVTYLAASPNKQHIAVGYADGTIKTFDLKIGENVSIFVGHKSEITTLRYDREGHRLASGSKDTDIILWDVVAEVGICRLTGHKGVITNLAFMKDHNIIISCSKDTFVKFWDLDTEHNFRTLVGHRTEVWSLVLVKNDQYLITGCNDNELRIWKISFIESDSIDFDVNLHNLTLTDDTEVSDVKHPLRCEKVGSILRSGHGRVVSLEVDNTYTIIGCYGLDNTVELFQLLPDSKIKDNVLKRLRKERKKAEKSGKDIEANFSGTSTIKDEIIRLHPIKVSAKIKGLSIIMGRNGELRISIGLNNNSIDLYSLFIKEKDEIKHLRSITNHGHRSEIRAICFSSDNLAFATASADSVKLWNRPTLACLRTVECSYALTAIFVPGDRHLIVGLKNGKMLIIDIASGDILEEISAHSKELWSVTLLPDKKGVASGGGDQTVKFWNFELIQDPDREIKAKILSVLHLRTLKLEDTVLCVRISPNNRFVAVALLDSTVKIFFLDTFKFFISLYGHKLPVLCMDISSDSTLIATGSADRNIKIWGLDFGDCHKSIFAHDDSITGLSFVPGTHYIFTCGKDGKIKQWDADIFQKIVTLQGHVGKAWNCAVSPNGIYVISCGSDKVVRLYERTLEPLILQDEEEEEREHQENELATGESTVVPGQKQQSLPSRKTVSSEKGAELILECLDISKEYNEQLSKITTDKAPVIPLQMQAYNCTNTEDYLLEIVKQIRGSDLEESLLLLPYSAVCEILKMLPKLLESNYHTELIAKLAFCLIQAHHGPIIATQELLPILEIVKTLTIKKISDLRDIIGFNLHGMMHIQRIIEEKEGIQLFRDATQSNKHKNKVKKNKEKALKRAIMTL; this is encoded by the exons atgggtgtaacaaaacaatatttaagatatgtaCCAGctggaaatttaaatataattgttagtCCTAATTGTAATGtcgtttttgtaaaattagaaGACCATGAAGGTAGATTTGTAGCAGTTGGAGCATGTGAACATGTTTTTATATGGGATTTACGTTTAGGAGAAAAG gttCGAGTATTATCAGGTGATAAAGTAAATGTAACATATTTAGCTGCATCTCCTAATAAACAACATATAGCAGTTGGTTATGCAGATGGTACtataaaaacatttgatttgaaaataggTGAAAATGTAAGCATATTTGTAGGCCATAAATCTGAAATTACAACATTGAGATATGATAGAGAAGGACATAGATTAGCTTCAGGTTCAAag gaTACAGATATTATTCTTTGGGATGTTGTAGCTGAAGTTGGAATATGTCGATTAACTGGACATAAAGGTGTAATAACTAATTTAGCATTTATGAaagatcataatataattattagttgTAGTAAAGatacatttgtaaaattttgggATTTAGACACAGAACATAATTTTAGAACTCTTGTTGGTCATAGAACAgag gttTGGAGTTTAGTATTAGTTAAAaatgatcaatatttaataactggttgtaatgataatgaattacgtatatggaaaatatcttttattgaaaGTGATAGTATAGATTTTGatgttaatttacataatttaactcTCACTGATGATACTGAAGTTAGCGATGTg aaacatCCTTTAAGATGTGAAAAAGTAGGAAGTATATTAAGAAGTGGACATGGAAGAGTTGTGTCTCTTGAAGTTGATAATACTTATACTATTATTGGATGTTATGGTTTAGACAATACTgtagaattatttcaattgttacctgattctaaaataaaagacAATGTTCTTAAACGATTacgtaaagaaagaaaaaaagccgAAAA aaGTGGAAAAGATATAGAAGCAAATTTCTCAGGAACATCAActataaaagatgaaatcaTTCGTTTACATCCTATTAAAGTATCTGCCAAAATTAAAggattatctataataatggGTAGAAATGGTGAACTTAGA atatccataggattgaataataattccattGATTTGTATTCCTTATtcataaaagagaaagatgaaataaaacatttaagatCAATAACAAATCATGGTCATCGTTCAGAAATCCGTGCCATTTGTTTTAGTTCTGATAATTTAGCTTTTGCTACAGCTAGTGCTGATTCTGTGAAATTATGGAATAg acCAACTTTAGCCTGTTTACGTACTGTAGAATGTAGTTATGCTTTAACAGCAATATTTGTTCCTGGGGATAGACATTTAATTGTTggtttaaaaaatggaaaaatgttaattattgatatcgcATCAGGCGATATTTTAGAGGAAATATCTGCACATTCTAAAGAACTTTGGAGTGTTACATTATTACCtgataaa aaaggaGTGGCTAGTGGTGGTGGAGATCAAacagtaaaattttggaattttgaaCTTATTCAAGATCCTGATAGAgaaataaaagcaaaaattttatctgttTTGCACTTAAgaactttaaaattagaagataCTGTATTATGTGTAAGAATAAGTCCTAATAATAGATTTGTTGCAGTTGCATTACTTGATTCtactgtaaaaattttttttcttgatacatttaag ttttttatttctctttatggACATAAATTACCAGTTTTATGTATGGATATATCGAGTGATTCAACACTTATTGCTACTGGTTCTGcagatcgaaatataaaaatttggggTTTAGATTTTGGAGATTgtcataaatcaatttttgctcATGATGACTCCATAACCGGACTTTCATTTGTACCTGGtacacattatatttttacttgtgGAAAAGATGgcaaaataaaacaatgggATGCcgatatctttcaaaaaattgtgaCATtacaa gGACATGTAGGTAAAGCATGGAATTGTGCTGTTTCACCGAATggaatatatgttatttcttGTGGATCTGATAAAGTTGTTAGACTTTATGAAAGAACATTAGAACCTTTAATTCTTcaggatgaagaagaagaagaaagagaacatcaagaaaatgaattaGCTACTGGAGAAAGTACTGTTGTTCCAGGGCAAAAACAACAATCTTTACCATCAAGAAAAACAGTATCCAGTGAAAAAGga gcTGAATTGATATTAGAATGTCTTGATATATctaaagaatataatgaacaattatcaaaaattacaacTGATAAAGCACCTGTTATTCCTTTACAAATGCAAGCttataattgtacaaatacagaagattatttattagaaatagttAAACAAATTAGAGGaag cgATTTAGAAGAATCATTACTATTATTGCCTTACTCAGCTGTTTgtgaaattcttaaaatgcttcctaaattattagaatcaaATTATCATACGGAATTAATTGCAAAACTAGCATTTTGTTTAATACAAGCTCATCATGGTCCAATTATAGCTACTCAAGAACTTTTAcctattttagaaattgtgaaaacacttactattaagaaaatttctgaTCTAAGG GATATAATTGGATTTAACTTACATGGAATGATGCATATACAACGAATTattgaagagaaagaaggaatacAACTTTTCAGAGATGCAACTCAAagcaataaacataaaaataaagtcaaaaaaaataaagaaaaggcATTAAAAAGAGCAATTAtgactttataa
- the LOC107998272 gene encoding KICSTOR subunit 2, protein MDHEEEFLNTFFAQVAQLCTDKAKELVEKERGLCRQTQMGPWGMLLMHLPQIAVAEHSYADLGFLHTKNKGFLRKDNSLKTVYESLKSDLKRVEEMTRGTNSIGATVAEVSNQLCQYITAKIQLIDFYEKMYNMSINSKSMKYQELLQCIEGIVEIHSLSCSHLALTAIKTSLTLECEILVQLTKTQVELQHWRFLSTLMALYGAQTRMLAWERTLQSKESWKLGFSASFLKANQQPALYQWLVKLRSSILAKYSLYFHTTLSQQASPGEMRSIMSKQNVDYYHKIQSFQRKHDVLAVLIIFDSRGVEDAGPGYRHPCREPNTSEQFPVILSYPSVFVQKPSIHLDNIQKRIKERHTELLAMDKIIYCKNIKDMCIYAMYNTDPKMTLVTVFESGKQKDKEAHIASFMTDLCVHIRCNKIYESLKLSK, encoded by the exons atggaTCACGAAGAAGAATTTCTTAATACTTTCTTCGCTCAAGTTGCTCAATTGTGTACTGATAAAGCTAAAGAATTAGTT gaAAAAGAACGTGGATTATGTCGTCAAACACAAATGGGTCCATGGGGAATGTTACTTATGCATTTACCGCAAATAGCAGTAGCAGAACATTCATATGCAGATTTAGGTTTTCTTCatactaaaaataaaggaTTTTTAAGGAAAgat aattcattaaaaacggtatatgaatctttaaaatctgaTCTAAAAAGAGTAGAGGAAATGACTAGAGGAACCAATTCAATTGGTGCAACAGTTGCTGAGGTTTCTAATCAATTATGTCAATATATTACTGCAAAAATACAACTGATAGATTT ttatgaaaaaatgtataatatgagTATCAATAGTAAAAGTATGAAATATCAAGAATTATTACAATGTATAGAAGGAATAGTAGAAATTCATTCTTTATCTTGCTCACATTTAGCATTAACTGCTATTAAAACAAGCTTAAC TTTAGAATGTGAAATATTAGTACAATTGACAAAAACACAAGTTGAACTTCAACATTGGAGATTTTTATCAACATTAATGGCTCTTTATGGTGCACAGACACGAATGTTAGCTTGGGAAAGAACTTTACAAAGTAAAGAG tcatGGAAATTAGGTTTCAGTGCTTCATTTTTGAAAGCAAATCAACAACCAGCATTATATCAATGGTTAGTGAAACTACGTAGTAGCATATTAGCTAAATactctttatattttcatactaCTTTAAGTCAGCAGGCTAGTCCAGGAGAAATGAGAAGTATTATGAGCAAACAAAATGTGGATTATTatcataa aatacaaAGTTTCCAACGCAAACATGATGTCTTAgcagtattaataatatttgactcCAGAGGAGTAGAAGATGCAGGTCCAGGTTATAGACATCCTTGTAGGGAACCAAATACATCTGAACAATTTCCTGTTATTCTTAGTTATCCCAGT gtaTTTGTACAAAAGCCGTCAAttcatttagataatatacaaaaacgaATTAAAGAACGACATACAGAACTTCTTGCcatggataaaattatatattgtaaaaatataaaa gatatgtgtatatatgctATGTATAATACTGATCCTAAAATGACTTTGGTTACTGTATTTGAAAGTGGTaaacaaaaagataaagaagctCATATAGCATCATTTATGACAGATTTATGTGTACACATTAggtgcaataaaatatatgaatcgttaaagttatcaaaataa
- the LOC107998244 gene encoding putative uncharacterized protein DDB_G0271982 isoform X2 has protein sequence MELIETSVQIRDCSIDFIPVYIKQENDEHETDFNDIEIINAAQNFCAIEIKESKGYTINNNEESIVNSENCTQNTNNLNNSNSSSNIIRQNESCNINGILNSSVYLQNLDYENINIEIQKPTNQIGDIFIDQNEQIQTSNYNISTVTISSDLLGLNLNIKKENELDQDTVYNTEWLCNVNNETDIRLKVSKNIKDKIQEVPTNINDTITLLTKHKDQSSENDNNLKIKETKSEKPKKQLKIRSNSLQDYKEKLRRKAECMREKRKKLYEQETEEQRQQRLAKEAAKRREMRMYYETPEQRRKRLDAEAARKREYRMYNETPEDRRKRLDREAERRRMKRLSLYASETPEQRRERLNRESAKRREARLNQYAKETQEERKERLKRDALRVREMRFTRSAIETEEERKQR, from the exons ATGGAATTAATTGAAACTAGTGTACAAATAAGAGATTGTTCTATAGACTTTATTCCTGTTTACATTAAACAAGAGAATGATGAACATGAAACAGATTTcaatgatattgaaataatcaatgCAGCTCAAAATTTCTGTgctattgaaattaaagaaagcaAAGGATATACGATTAATAACAATGAAGAATCAATTGTAAATAGTGAAAACTGTacacaaaatacaaataatttaaacaattcaaattcatcatcaaatattatacgaCAAAATGAAAGTTGTAATATAAATGGTATTTTAAATAGTTCAGTATACTtgcaaaatttagattatgaaaatataaatatagaaatacaaaaacCAACAAATCAAATaggtgatatttttattgatcaaaATGAACAAATACAAACaagcaattataatatttcaacagTTACTATATCAAGTGATCTTTTAGGactaaatcttaatataaaaaaagaaaatgaactaGATCAGGATACAGTTTACAATACAGAATGGTTATGCAATGTGAATAATGAAACTGATATTCGATTGAAAGTTTCAAAGAATATCAAAGACAAAATTCAAGAGGTTCCtactaatattaatgatacgaTAACATTATTGACAAAACATAAGGATCAATCAtcagaaaatgataataatttgaaaattaaggaAACTAAATCTGAAAAAcctaaaaaacaattaaaaataagatcaaaTTCGTTACaagattataaagaaaagttgAGAAGAAAAGCAGAGTGcatgagagaaaaaagaaaaaaattatatgagcAAGAAACTGAAGAACAACGTCAACAAAGATTAGCAAAGGAAGCagcaaaaagaagagaaatgagAATGTATTATGAAACACCcgaacaaagaagaaaaagattagaTGCAGAAGCTGCAAGAAAAAGAGAGTATAGAATGTATAATGAAACACCTgaagatagaagaaaaagattagaTCGTGAagcagaaagaagaagaatgaaaagacTTTCATTATATGCTAGTGAAACTCCTGaacaaagaagagagagattaAATAGAGAATCagcaaaaagaagagaagctAGACTTAATCAATATGCTAAAGAAAcacaagaagaaagaaaagagagattaAAGAGGGATGCTTTAAGAGTTAGAGAAATGAGATTTACTAGATCTGCTATTGAAACAGAAGAGGAGCGTAAACAAAG ATAA
- the LOC107998244 gene encoding trichohyalin isoform X1, which translates to MELIETSVQIRDCSIDFIPVYIKQENDEHETDFNDIEIINAAQNFCAIEIKESKGYTINNNEESIVNSENCTQNTNNLNNSNSSSNIIRQNESCNINGILNSSVYLQNLDYENINIEIQKPTNQIGDIFIDQNEQIQTSNYNISTVTISSDLLGLNLNIKKENELDQDTVYNTEWLCNVNNETDIRLKVSKNIKDKIQEVPTNINDTITLLTKHKDQSSENDNNLKIKETKSEKPKKQLKIRSNSLQDYKEKLRRKAECMREKRKKLYEQETEEQRQQRLAKEAAKRREMRMYYETPEQRRKRLDAEAARKREYRMYNETPEDRRKRLDREAERRRMKRLSLYASETPEQRRERLNRESAKRREARLNQYAKETQEERKERLKRDALRVREMRFTRSAIETEEERKQRLVKDALRKREVRMHGRHSVNNNFTELQTVRNFEELNNVQIKENPDNQLGGHYLSNWMMWFQNSLVQPVHIGEQIIKSQSENNG; encoded by the coding sequence ATGGAATTAATTGAAACTAGTGTACAAATAAGAGATTGTTCTATAGACTTTATTCCTGTTTACATTAAACAAGAGAATGATGAACATGAAACAGATTTcaatgatattgaaataatcaatgCAGCTCAAAATTTCTGTgctattgaaattaaagaaagcaAAGGATATACGATTAATAACAATGAAGAATCAATTGTAAATAGTGAAAACTGTacacaaaatacaaataatttaaacaattcaaattcatcatcaaatattatacgaCAAAATGAAAGTTGTAATATAAATGGTATTTTAAATAGTTCAGTATACTtgcaaaatttagattatgaaaatataaatatagaaatacaaaaacCAACAAATCAAATaggtgatatttttattgatcaaaATGAACAAATACAAACaagcaattataatatttcaacagTTACTATATCAAGTGATCTTTTAGGactaaatcttaatataaaaaaagaaaatgaactaGATCAGGATACAGTTTACAATACAGAATGGTTATGCAATGTGAATAATGAAACTGATATTCGATTGAAAGTTTCAAAGAATATCAAAGACAAAATTCAAGAGGTTCCtactaatattaatgatacgaTAACATTATTGACAAAACATAAGGATCAATCAtcagaaaatgataataatttgaaaattaaggaAACTAAATCTGAAAAAcctaaaaaacaattaaaaataagatcaaaTTCGTTACaagattataaagaaaagttgAGAAGAAAAGCAGAGTGcatgagagaaaaaagaaaaaaattatatgagcAAGAAACTGAAGAACAACGTCAACAAAGATTAGCAAAGGAAGCagcaaaaagaagagaaatgagAATGTATTATGAAACACCcgaacaaagaagaaaaagattagaTGCAGAAGCTGCAAGAAAAAGAGAGTATAGAATGTATAATGAAACACCTgaagatagaagaaaaagattagaTCGTGAagcagaaagaagaagaatgaaaagacTTTCATTATATGCTAGTGAAACTCCTGaacaaagaagagagagattaAATAGAGAATCagcaaaaagaagagaagctAGACTTAATCAATATGCTAAAGAAAcacaagaagaaagaaaagagagattaAAGAGGGATGCTTTAAGAGTTAGAGAAATGAGATTTACTAGATCTGCTATTGAAACAGAAGAGGAGCGTAAACAAAGGTTAGTAAAAGATGCTCTTCGAAAAAGGGAGGTAAGAATGCATGGACGTCATTcagtgaataataatttcactgAACTCCAAACTGttcgaaattttgaagaattaaacAATGTTCAGATAAAGGAGAATCCTGATAATCAATTGGGAGGTCATTACTTGAGTAACTGGATGATGTGGTTCCAAAATTCGTTAGTCCAACCTGTTCATATTGGAGAACAAATCATCAAATCTCAATCAGaaaataatggataa